The following are encoded together in the Vigna angularis cultivar LongXiaoDou No.4 chromosome 9, ASM1680809v1, whole genome shotgun sequence genome:
- the LOC108346756 gene encoding uncharacterized protein LOC108346756, translating into MLLSDITHSVILESGENHIKSATFFSEKFEVGPGKIAVKTLLDIDFPRGHIGVKSFDVEVVDEVGNSVLLYETYLHHWFAVKYIENITMSHYIKRSHDLRNGIEFERNDGACQGFLLPHYWGLGGESRGTHSNLPDPFVVELGDAPKIGFKEKWLFSIMVIDTRGTHDRKGCTECRCKFMNLPKDFYNVTTGINGQLLSRSYKGGLFCCQDNVQCKLRNGFRGPTRKLSLRYKIRWVDWDEHQVPLKFYILDSTDRVRSNGSTPIHDCQAEYTIPRNHDNDFPHVKKANIPMTKGGYLIYGTAHMHIGVVNVTLYGQDGRVLCTSNPKYRTGKEAGNEKGYLIGMSVCYPKLGSLKIANGEILTLESIYENKFRRTECHAFDVIQGLEDMASVQGFAGASEVDHCLESSGVIREIFHFVNEGEPVVFAHPIPRFPVVKKRVLNPSFLQKGEEPPGDHIPAWLPAFPDPQNYSQSPMVNGRGTEPRAVKFEQERENGKGE; encoded by the exons ATGTTGCTTTCTGACATAACCCACTCAGTTATTTTAGAGTCTGGTGAAAATCATATAAAGTCAGCTACTTTTTTCTCTGAAAAATTTGAAGTGGGACCAGGAAAAATTGCAGTGAAGACATTACTAGATATTGACTTTCCAAGGGGTCACATTGGAGTCAAGAGTTTTGATGTTGAAGTAGTTGATGAAGTTGGTAATTCAGTACTTTTGTATGAAACTTACCTTCATCATTGGTTTGCtgtaaaatatattgaaaacatTACCATGTCGCACTACATTAAACGATCTCACGACCTTCGCAATGGTATCGAATTTGAAAGAAATGATGGTGCATGCCAAGGTTTTTTGCTTCCACATTATTGGGGCTTGGGTGGAGAATCACGAGGAACACATTCAAATCTTCCAGATCCTTTTGTAGTTGAATTAGGTGATGCTCCAAAAATCGGGTTTAAAGAAAAATGGTTGTTTAGCATCATGGTTATTGATACACGTGGAACACATGATAGAAAAGGTTGTACAGAGTGTAGGTGTAAGTTTATGAATCTCCCAAAAGACTTTTACAATGTCACGACGGGCATTAATGGTCAATTGTTGTCTAGGAGTTATAAAGGAGGACTCTTTTGTTGTCAAGATAACGTACAATGCAAATTAAGAAATGGTTTTCGTGGCCCAACAAGAAAGCTTTCCCTAAGATACAAAATAAGGTGGGTTGATTGGGATGAACACCAAGTGCCTCTTAAGTTCTACATACTTGATTCAACTGATCGTGTAAGATCAAATGGTTCTACACCAATTCATGATTGTCAG GCAGAGTATACGATCCCGAGAAATCATGACAACGACTTCCCACATGTTAAGAAAGCAAACATCCCAATGACAAAAGGTGGTTATCTTATATATGGCACTGCTCATATGCACATCGGTGTTGTCAATGTTACTCTATATGGACAG GATGGAAGAGTTTTATGCACTTCAAATCCAAAATACAGAACTGGAAAAGAAGCAGGAAATGAAAAGGGTTACCTAATTGGAATGTCAGTTTGTTATCCAAAACTCGGGTCTCTCAAAATCGCAAATGGAGAAATTCTAACACTAGAATCCATATATGAAAACAAGTTTC GAAGAACTGAATGTCATGCTTTTGATGTCATTCAAGGGTTGGAAGATATGGCATCGGTGCAGGGATTTGCAGGTGCTTCTGAGGTGGACCATTGCCTTGAAAGTTCAGGTGTTATTAgggaaatttttcattttgttaacgAGGGTGAACCGGTTGTGTTTGCGCATCCTATTCCTCGGTTTCCAGTTGTGAAGAAACGGGTGCTTAATCCAAGCTTTTTGCAAAAAGGAGAAGAACCTCCCGGCGATCATATTCCTGCTTGGTTGCCTGCCTTCCCTGATCCACAAAACTATTCACAGTCACCAATGGTGAATGGAAGGGGTACAGAACCTCGTGCAGTAAAATTTgagcaagaaagagagaatggCAAGGGAGAGTGA